Proteins encoded in a region of the Carassius auratus strain Wakin chromosome 21, ASM336829v1, whole genome shotgun sequence genome:
- the LOC113039115 gene encoding GTPase IMAP family member 4-like isoform X1 — MVSRSESMEEIHRKSAGEHSESEEAPDSQELRIVLLGVSGAGKSSTANAILGREAFEETRTRESEKQRGRVEDINISIIDSPGFFNTHLTDEEMKKQMLKSLDLSDPGPHVFLLIINLETFREEQKNIVEQTQENFGEEVLKFTMVLFVGREKLSTKEWVRITDSEYMKELLNYFEGRLHAINSKNECDPCHIKKLIKCIDEMVKNNGGQYYRNETYKNNQRKLREDNETKQEDSRKAKEDFRQSEETDYKLLSDEDATVQKDPRKQIEGQKESKGMTLEFARKMELDNRLVDLRIVLLGKTGSGKSSAGNTFIGSFEFEQRLSLTSVTRECKKHLTMVEGRNISVIDTPGLYDTSTSEEELQAEIEKCIYMSAPGPHAFLLVIRLDDRFTEEQKNTLKWIQKNFGEGAARYTIILFTHADVLKNKKLDEYVKESPAHQMLIDSSSGRFHSFNNEDMRNRSQVTELLVKIEKMVEENGGKHYTSEIYEKAQKKIEREAWKQQMRDCRKKALTYIGVGTVGALTAAALVAGGVQDVQAAGGPAAVAAKAIDSAVKVKMNIKKVFSG, encoded by the exons ATGGTCAGTAGAAGCGAAAGTATGGAAGAGATACACAGGAAATCTGCAGGTGAACATTCAG AGTCTGAAGAAGCTCCTGATTCGCAGGAGCTGAGGATTGTGCTGCTTGGAGTATCTGGAGCTGGAAAGAGTTCAACAGCAAATGCAATACTGGGTCGAGAGGCATTTGAAGAGACCAGAACCAGAGAGAGTGAGAAACAGAGAGGAAGAGTAGAAGACATAAACATCTCCATCATAGACAGTCCAGGATTCTTCAACACTCATCTGACTGATGAAGAGATGAAGAAACAGATGTTGAAGAGTTTGGATCTCTCTGATCCCGGTCCTCACGTGTTCCTGCTCATCATCAACCTGGAGACATTCAGAGAGGAGCAAAAGAACATTGTGGAGCAAACTCAGGAGAACTTTGGAGAAGAAGTTTTGAAGTTCACCATGGTGCTGTTTGTCGGCCGGGAAAAATTATCCACCAAAGAATGGGTTCGAATCACTGACAGCGAATATATGAAAGAGCTGCTGAACTACTTTGAGGGAAGATTACATGCAATAAACAGTAAAAATGAATGTGATCCCTGCCATATCAAAAAGCTCATTAAGTGTATTGATGAAATGGTGAAGAATAATGGAGGACAATACTACAGAAATGAGACCTACAAGAACAATCAGAGAAAACTCAGAGAAGACAATGAGACGAAACAAGAAGATTCCCGTAAGGCAAAAGAAGACTTTAGACAATCCGAAGAGACAGATTATAAACTCCTGAGTGATGAGGATGCTACTGTCCAAAAGGATCCCAGAAAACAAATAGAAGGTCAAAAAGAGAGCAAAGGAATGACACTTGAGTTTGCTAGAAAAATGGAACTAGACAATCGCTTAGTCG ATCTAAGGATTGTTCTGCTGGGTAAAACGGGATCAGGAAAGAGTTCAGCAGGAAACACCTTCATCGGCAGCTTTGAGTTTGAGCAACGTCTTTCCTTGACGTCTGTTACTAGAGAGTGTAAAAAACATCTGACAATGGTGGAGGGCAGAAACATCTCAGTGATCGACACTCCAGGACTGTATGATACATCAACAAGTGAAGAAGAACTGCAGGCTGAGATTGAGAAGTGCATCTACATGTCAGCTCCTGGTCCTCATGCATTTCTGCTGGTCATCAGACTAGACGATAGATTCACAGaggaacaaaaaaacacattgaaatgGATTCAGAAAAACTTTGGCGAAGGAGCTGCTCGTTACACCATCATTCTGTTCACTCACGCTGATGTcctaaagaataaaaaattagATGAGTATGTGAAAGAGAGTCCAGCTCATCAGATGCTGATTGACAGCAGCAGTGGCAGATTCCACTCATTTAACAATGAAGACATGAGGAATCGCTCTCAGGTCACTGAACTTCTGGTGAAGATAGAGAAGATGGTGGAGGAGAATGGAGGAAAGCACTACACCAGTGAGATTTATGAAAAAGCCCAGAAAAAAATTGAACGGGAGGCTTGGAAACAACAAATGAGAGATTGTAGGAAAAAAGCACTTACATACATAGGTGTAGGTACAGTAGGAGCATTAACAGCAGCAGCACTAGTAGCAGGAGGAGTTCAAGATGTACAAGCAGCAGGAGGACCAGCAGCAGTTGCAGCAAAGGCAATAGACTCAGcagtaaaagtaaaaatgaacataaagaAAGTTTTTTCTGGTTAG
- the LOC113039115 gene encoding GTPase IMAP family member 8-like isoform X2 produces MVSRSESMEEIHRKSAESEEAPDSQELRIVLLGVSGAGKSSTANAILGREAFEETRTRESEKQRGRVEDINISIIDSPGFFNTHLTDEEMKKQMLKSLDLSDPGPHVFLLIINLETFREEQKNIVEQTQENFGEEVLKFTMVLFVGREKLSTKEWVRITDSEYMKELLNYFEGRLHAINSKNECDPCHIKKLIKCIDEMVKNNGGQYYRNETYKNNQRKLREDNETKQEDSRKAKEDFRQSEETDYKLLSDEDATVQKDPRKQIEGQKESKGMTLEFARKMELDNRLVDLRIVLLGKTGSGKSSAGNTFIGSFEFEQRLSLTSVTRECKKHLTMVEGRNISVIDTPGLYDTSTSEEELQAEIEKCIYMSAPGPHAFLLVIRLDDRFTEEQKNTLKWIQKNFGEGAARYTIILFTHADVLKNKKLDEYVKESPAHQMLIDSSSGRFHSFNNEDMRNRSQVTELLVKIEKMVEENGGKHYTSEIYEKAQKKIEREAWKQQMRDCRKKALTYIGVGTVGALTAAALVAGGVQDVQAAGGPAAVAAKAIDSAVKVKMNIKKVFSG; encoded by the exons ATGGTCAGTAGAAGCGAAAGTATGGAAGAGATACACAGGAAATCTGCAG AGTCTGAAGAAGCTCCTGATTCGCAGGAGCTGAGGATTGTGCTGCTTGGAGTATCTGGAGCTGGAAAGAGTTCAACAGCAAATGCAATACTGGGTCGAGAGGCATTTGAAGAGACCAGAACCAGAGAGAGTGAGAAACAGAGAGGAAGAGTAGAAGACATAAACATCTCCATCATAGACAGTCCAGGATTCTTCAACACTCATCTGACTGATGAAGAGATGAAGAAACAGATGTTGAAGAGTTTGGATCTCTCTGATCCCGGTCCTCACGTGTTCCTGCTCATCATCAACCTGGAGACATTCAGAGAGGAGCAAAAGAACATTGTGGAGCAAACTCAGGAGAACTTTGGAGAAGAAGTTTTGAAGTTCACCATGGTGCTGTTTGTCGGCCGGGAAAAATTATCCACCAAAGAATGGGTTCGAATCACTGACAGCGAATATATGAAAGAGCTGCTGAACTACTTTGAGGGAAGATTACATGCAATAAACAGTAAAAATGAATGTGATCCCTGCCATATCAAAAAGCTCATTAAGTGTATTGATGAAATGGTGAAGAATAATGGAGGACAATACTACAGAAATGAGACCTACAAGAACAATCAGAGAAAACTCAGAGAAGACAATGAGACGAAACAAGAAGATTCCCGTAAGGCAAAAGAAGACTTTAGACAATCCGAAGAGACAGATTATAAACTCCTGAGTGATGAGGATGCTACTGTCCAAAAGGATCCCAGAAAACAAATAGAAGGTCAAAAAGAGAGCAAAGGAATGACACTTGAGTTTGCTAGAAAAATGGAACTAGACAATCGCTTAGTCG ATCTAAGGATTGTTCTGCTGGGTAAAACGGGATCAGGAAAGAGTTCAGCAGGAAACACCTTCATCGGCAGCTTTGAGTTTGAGCAACGTCTTTCCTTGACGTCTGTTACTAGAGAGTGTAAAAAACATCTGACAATGGTGGAGGGCAGAAACATCTCAGTGATCGACACTCCAGGACTGTATGATACATCAACAAGTGAAGAAGAACTGCAGGCTGAGATTGAGAAGTGCATCTACATGTCAGCTCCTGGTCCTCATGCATTTCTGCTGGTCATCAGACTAGACGATAGATTCACAGaggaacaaaaaaacacattgaaatgGATTCAGAAAAACTTTGGCGAAGGAGCTGCTCGTTACACCATCATTCTGTTCACTCACGCTGATGTcctaaagaataaaaaattagATGAGTATGTGAAAGAGAGTCCAGCTCATCAGATGCTGATTGACAGCAGCAGTGGCAGATTCCACTCATTTAACAATGAAGACATGAGGAATCGCTCTCAGGTCACTGAACTTCTGGTGAAGATAGAGAAGATGGTGGAGGAGAATGGAGGAAAGCACTACACCAGTGAGATTTATGAAAAAGCCCAGAAAAAAATTGAACGGGAGGCTTGGAAACAACAAATGAGAGATTGTAGGAAAAAAGCACTTACATACATAGGTGTAGGTACAGTAGGAGCATTAACAGCAGCAGCACTAGTAGCAGGAGGAGTTCAAGATGTACAAGCAGCAGGAGGACCAGCAGCAGTTGCAGCAAAGGCAATAGACTCAGcagtaaaagtaaaaatgaacataaagaAAGTTTTTTCTGGTTAG